From the genome of Streptomyces sp. JH34:
GCGAGGGCGGCGCGGTGAACGGAGCATCACTCGTGCGCCCCCTGGAGCCGTGTCGCGGGTGTCGTCCTGACGGTCGCGTCAGGCACGCGGCTGGCCGTAGACGTGTTCGATCCTCAGGGTCAGGACCACTCTGCGGTCCTCGACCATCGCGCGACGGTAGTCGTCCCAGTCGGGATGCTCTCCCTGGACGTCGCGGTAGAGCGCGACGAGCTGCTCCACGACCGCGTCGTGGGGGTCGGCGGCGGGCGGCGTCAGCTCGGCCGTGACGTCGGCCGCGGTCCACGCCCACCGGTCGTCGCTGGTCACGTGATAGGCGGCCCGTGGGTCCCGGCGAAGGTTGCGGGTCTTCGCGCGGTCCTCGGTGATGGACACCCGGATCACCCCTTCGTCGGGGTAGTAGGCGTGGTTGACGTTCGACAGCTGGGGCCGGCCGTCACGCTTGAGGGTGACCAGCACTCCGCCGTCGTGCTGCCCGACGAGCCGGAGCAGCGCCTCGCGCGCGGGTTCGATGTCCGTCATGCCGAGTCCAACGTCCGTACCCGCCGAAGGATTCCGCATCAGGGCGACGGTGATGTCACATCCGGGCGCCTTCCTCGCGTTGACACCCGGGCCCGACCTGCCGATACTGACTCGCTGTTCAGTTATTCGAGTCAGGTGACCCAGGAGCCGCTCCGTGCCGTCCCACTCCCCCGCCCCGCTGGTCTCCCTGACGTGGACGGACCACGTCACGGGCACGGAGGGGTACCTCGTCGTCGACCGGCTGGTGCGCGGGGTGTCGAGCGGTGGCCTGAGGATGCGGAAGGGCTGCACCCTCGCCGAGGTGACGGGCCTGGCACGGGGCATGACCATGAAGGAGGCCCTGCACTTCGACCCCGAGGAGTCCCGGACGCGCTACATCCCGCTGGGCGGCGCGAAGGGCGGCATCGACTGCGACCCGCGGGACCCGGACGCCTACGGAGTGCTCGTGCGTTTCCTGCGGGCCGTGCGCCCGTACGTGGAGAACGTCTGGACGACCGGAGAGGACCTCGGGCTCAGTCAGGACCTGGTCGACCGGGCCGCCGCCGAAGCCGGGCTCGTGTCCACCGTCCAGGCGGTCTACCCCCTGCTCGAGGACGAAGGGGATGCGCGGAGACGGCTGGCGGACGCCTTCGCCGTCGTCGTCGACGGGATCGGGCTGGAGGAACTGGTCGGCGGGTGCGGAGTGGCGGAGTCCACGCTCGCCGCGCTGGACCGGGCCGGTGTGGCGCACTCCGGCACCCGGGTGTCGCTGCAGGGCTTCGGCACCATGGGCGGGGCGACGGCGCGTTTCCTCTCCGAGGCCGGGCTGACCGTCGTCGCGGTCGCCGACCTCAAGGGCACGATCGCCAATCCGGCGGGCCTGGACGTCGAGGCGCTCCTGACCGCACGGGACGCGTACGGGGCGGTGGACCGCGCCGCGCTTCGGGCGGGCGACCAGGAGCTGCCGGCCGAGGCCTGGCTGGGCACCGAGGCGGAGATCCTGGTACCGGCCGCCGTGTCGTACGCCGTCGACGCCGTGAACCAGGCTTCGGTCCGCGCTCGCTGGGTGGTCGAGGCGGCGAACATGCCGGTGCTTCCGGAGGCGGAAGCCCTGCTCGCCGAGCGGGGCATCACGGTGCTGCCGGATGTGGTCGTCAACTCCGCGACGAACGCGTGGTGGTGGTGGACGCTGTTCGGGGACGTCGGGCCCGACGCGGAGGAGGCGTTCCGGTACACCCGCCGCTCCATGCGCGCCCTCGTCGACCGCGTCCTGGAACGGGCGGCGGCGGACGGCTGCACGCCACGGGCCGCCGCGCACGCGCTCGCCGCCGACCGGCTGCCGGTGATGGCGGAGCGGTTCGGCTGGTACGGAAAGGGCGTCGGCCACACGGGCCGAGGCCCGGGCCGGGGCGTTGGTTAAGGTGACCGGGTGGCGAGAGTACGGCTGAGCGTGGCTGAGCGGCGGGAGGAGCTCCTGCGCGCTGCCGTAGAACAGATCGAGGTCCGTGGTGTGTCGGCCGTCCGGATCGCGGATGTGGCGGCCGTACTCGGGGTCAGCAACGCCCTGGTGCTCTACCACTTCTCGTCCAAGGAGAAGTTGGTCGCCGCTGCGTTCGCCTATGCGGCGGAGGCCGATCTCGCTCATCTGCGCAAGCTGCTGAGCCGCCGCACCACCGCGGTCCGGCGGCTCAGGGCCGCCGTTCGCTGGTACGCGCCGACCGGTCAGGCCAAGGGCTGGCGGCTCTGGATCGAGGGCTGGGCTTCCTCCCTGCGAGACCCGGTGCTGCGCGAGGTCGCCGCGGATCTGGACGAGCAGTGGAAGGCCGAGCTGGCCGAGGTCATCGACGAAGGAGCCGCGGCCGGTGAGTTCCGCTGCGACGACCCGATGTCCGTGGCCTGGCGGCTCACCGCGCTCCTGGACGGGCTGGCCGTCCAGATGACGTCGTACGGGGGTCCGCTCTCCCGGGCCACCATGCTGCGGTGGGCCGAAGAGGCGCTCGCCCGCGAACTCGGCATCGATCGCAAGGTCCTGACCGCCTGAAGGGCGGCCGCGGATCTCTCGAAGGCCCCGCTCGGCGCCCGGGGTGCCGGCGCCGGGTCACGGAACTGCCGAGGGCTCCGGTCCCCGAGCGGCCGGGCCAGGGCGGCCGCGGATCCGGTCAGGTCTGGCGCACCGGCGCGTAGGCCTCCCCGTCGAGCCCGAAGGTCCAGGCCACGCCTTCCTTCGCGGTCCGGGTCCTGGGTGGCACCCGCAGCCAGTAGACGCGGTGCGTTCCGTCGGGCTCGGGCGTGGAGTTGACGACTTCGACCATCACGACGTCCTCGTCGCCCTCCATCGCGATGCGCCAGAGGATCCCGGTCTCGTCGCGGTGCACCGGTTCGGCGCCCGACTCCGCGAGGTAGCGGTCGTAGCCGTAGTACTCGAGCATCACACGGCGGAGTTCGGCGTTCTCCTCGGCTCGTATCCGGTCGGGGGTCAGGCTCGCCAGACCGTCCAGGAACTCCGCCGGCACGGGCATGCCCCGCCAGGCGTACAGGGCGAACCCGTCCGGGTAGGCGAGGGCCGGTCCGTCGCCCCGGTCCAGCCGTCCCGCCTCGTCCCGGTGGAGCGTCTCGGGCCGCTCCACGATCACCACGGCGTGCTCGTAGGGCCACCACCATCCTGCGTTCCTGGCCACCTCCGCCAGTCCCGTCAGCCGGTCGCCAAGGCCGTCGAACGCCGCGAGCCAGGCCGCGTCGTGCTGGCCGAGGACCGCGTCGAGCAGCACCAGACGGATGCCGGACTCGTCCTCCGGCCGCGGCGCGAGCTCGGCGACCACTCCCGCGCGTATGCGCTCGGCCAGGGCCGCCGTGGTCTCCCACAGCTGTGCCCCGGTCGCGGACCAGAGAGCGGACCACCCGGCCGGGCCCAACTCGTCGTACATGCGGCGGCGTTCCTCCGCCCATGGGCGGGTGCGGACCTCTTCCCGCACCGAGCGTCCCGCCCCGGTCAGCTTCTCCACCACCTCGACGGCCGCCCTCGGCGAATCCGCCCAGATGACGCGCTCCGGCTCGGCGAGCCCCGCGGAGCGGTAGGCGAGCCGCACCCCCTCCTCCGCCGCGCCCCGGTCGGCCCTGCCCGTCGCCGCCGCCACGGCCCGCCACGCGTTCACGTACTGCATCGGTATTCCCCGTCCCCTGTCCACTGTTCTCCGAACGCACATCACCGCACCACCGCTCACCGGGCCGTCGACCGCCCCCGGAGGCATCAGTCCCCACCGCGCCACCGAATCGGATCAGTCCGCGACGACGCGGACCGCACCCGGGGCGTACTCGCGCTGGCGCACGACGCGGAACCATCCCTGGGGAAGCGCTATCGCGGCATGTTCCTCGTGGACCACGCGTCCCCCTTCGGGGAGATGGAGCAGCATCGGGCCGAAGGGCCCGGCCTCCCGCAGCAGCCGGCCCGGCCCCTGCACCGCGTGCGCGTGTCCGGTGACCTCGCCCAGGGCCAGGACCAGCCTCCCCCGGCCGTCACGCGGTTCGCCCGGTGCCTCGAGGAAGTGCGCGGGCACCTCCGACTCCTCCAGCGCCATCATCAGCACGTCGCCCTGCCGGTACACAGACGTCTCCCCTCCGTCCCGGCACCCGCTGTGCCGGCCACAGGAAAGACGCTACGAGAGGGGTCTGACATCGCGGTCCTCGGCGACGGATTCCGCGGGACGGTCACGGGCAGGCAGGGGGCGAGTGATTGCGCGCGGGTTGCGGGTTCCCCCGCCCCGGGGCCCGGAACGTCCGGCCGGTCCGGGCCCGGTCGCGCCGTTGTCAGTGGCACTTGATAAACCTTGCGGACATCAGTCGCCTCCAGTATCAGGAGCTCAGCGCCATGTCCGACGCGGACCGTCTGCACGAGTTGCTCGGCCTTCCGGCCGTCGAATTCCAGCGCGAGACCGAAGAGGCCGGGCGTCCCCCGGCCGGTGCCGTGGCCTGGCGCATATGCGTCGATCCGTTCGACGGGGACGCCACGTGGGAGGAGGAGTTCGAGGCCTTCCTCGCAGCCGTCGACCCGTCAGGTGTCGAGGCTCTGATCATCGGACAGTGGGGCGAGTCGTACGAGGAGACCTCGGCCTATCCCATCGGTCTCGTCGTCGCCGCGGCCGACCGGCTGACCTCGCTCAGGGCGATCTTCGTCGGGGATCTGGTGGGCGAGGAGGCCGAGATCTCCTGGATCGAGCAGTCGGACGTCACGGCTCTGCTCACCGCCTTCCCGGACCTGACCCACCTCGGTGTGCGGGGCGGCACCGATCTGACTTTCCCTCCGGTCAAGCACGACTCCCTGCGTGAGCTCGTCATCGAGAGCGGAGGACTGCCCTCGGAGGCGCTGCGCGGTGTGCTGGACAGTGAGCTTCCCTCGCTGGAACACCTGGACCTCTGGCTCGGCGTCTCCGCGTACGGGGGTGACGTGGTCGTCCCGGACCTGGCACCGCTGCTCGCCGGTACCCGCTTCCCGCGCCTGCGTCACCTGGGCCTGCGCAACAGCGAGTTGCAGAACGAGATCGCCTCGGCGATCGGTTCCGCGCCGGTCGTCGCGCAGCTCCGCACGTTGGATCTGTCGAACGGCACCCTGGGCGACGAGGGCGCTGCCGCGCTGCTCGAGGGCCAGCCCCTCACCCACCTCGCCTCACTCGACCTCCACCACCATTTCCTCACCGAGCCGATGGAACGCCGCGTGGCGGAGGCCCTGGAACCGCACGGCGTGTCGGTCGATCTGTCCGGGCGCAGCGAGCCGTGGGACGACCTCGGTCCCGAGGGCCGCTACACCGCGGTAGCGGAGTGACGGCGCGATGACCGACATCACCCACCTCGAGACCTTCCACGGCCTGCCGGTCCACACCCTGTCCCCGCCCTCCCCCGCGCCGTCCGCGGCACCGCCCGCCGCCGGCTCGGTGGCATGGCGGCTGGACTGCTATCCGTACGAGCTGCCGTTCGAGGACGTCTGGCGGCGCTTCCTCGACGAGGTCGACACCACCCAGGTCCGGGCGCTGGCCATCGGCCCCTGGTGGGAGGAGGACTACGTCTCCCTCGAACCGGTCGTCGGGGCGATCGTCGCCGACGCGCACCGGTTCCCGGCGCTGCGGGCGCTGTTCCTCGCCGATGTGGAGGGCGAGGAGTGCGAGCTGTCCTGGCTGCAGCTGTGCGACATCACTCCGGTGCTGGAGGCGCTCCCGCTCCTGGAGGAGCTGGGCGTGCGCGGCTGCGGCGAGGGCGCACCGGGAGACGGGAGCCTCCAGCTGCGGCCGGTGCGCCATCAGGCGCTGAAGGCTCTGCGCTTCGAGTCGGGCGGGCTGCCGGGACATGTCGTCCGCGCGGTCGGCGCGTCCGAACTGCCGGCCCTGGAGCACCTGGAGTTCTGGTTCGGCTCCGAGTGGTACGGCGGTGACACGACGGTGGCGGACCTGGCGCCCGTGCTCTCCGGGGCCCCCTTCCCCCGTCTTCGTCATCTGGGACTGCAGAACAGCGAGATCCAGGACGAGATCGCCGCCGCCGTCGCCTCGGCACCGGTGGTCGCGCGGCTGGAATCCCTGTCCCTCGCGATGGGCACCCTCGGCGATGCCGGAGCGCAGGCCCTGCTCGACGGCCAGCCGCTCACCCATCTGTCCAGCCTGGATCTGCACCACCACTTCCTCTCGGATCCGTTCGTCGCCCGCATCGGGGAACTGTGCGCCCGGGCGGACGTCCACGTCCGTCTCGACCAGGACGGCCGCTGGGATTCCGACGACGCCGAGGCCCGCTATGTCGCCGTCAGCGAGTAGCGGGAGGCCACGCCTCGCGGTCGTCGGCATCCCCGCCAACCGCAGGGTCGGGCTCTTCCAGGACGCCGTGCGCGCCGCCGGGCTGCCCGCCGCGCGCACGGTGTCGTGGCTGGAGGTCCTGCGGGGAGAGGCGGCCTTCCTCCCCGGGGAGACCGTGCGCATCGACTCGCCCGGTGAGGACGCCGAGGTGGACACGTTGCTGCGCGGGGGTGGGGACCCGACCAGGGTCGAGGGCTCGGCCCGCTGGTACGCCCGCTTCACCTCCGCGGTCCAGGAGGTGGCGCGGGCGGCCGCGGTGGCGGGCGCGACGCTGCTGGACGACCCTCGGGACATCGCGGTGATGTTCGACAAGCGGCTCTGTCACGCCGCGCTGGACACCGCCGGGGTGCCGGTGCCCGACTCCCCCACCTCCGGGCCCGACGCGGGCCCGGTGCGGGGGTGGACGGACGTGCGCCGGCTGATGTCGGAGCATCGCATGCCGCGGGTGTTCGTGAAGCCCGCGCACGGCTCGTCCGCCTCCGGGGTCCTGGCACTGGAGACGGCCGGCCCGGGGAGGATACGGGCGGCGACCTCGGTGGAGCGGGACGAGGAGGGCCGGCTCTTCAACTCGCTGCGGGTACGACGCTGCACGACGGAGAGGGAGGTGGCTGCGCTGGTCGACGCCCTGGCACCGGACGGACTGCACCTCGAGCGCTGGCTGCCCAAGGCGTCCCAGCGGGGGCGCGTCGCCGACCTGCGGGTCGTGGTGGTCGCGGGGCGCGCCACACATGCCGTCGTGCGGACCAGCCGGTCACCCATGACCAATCTGCACCTGGGCGGCTCGCGCGGTGACCTGGACGGGGTACGGGCCGCCGTCGAGGCGGCGGGCGGCAGTTGGAGTGCCGCCCTGGCTGTGTGCGAGCAGGCCGCGGCCTGCTTCGCGGACACGCTGTGCGTGGGCGTCGATCTGCTGCCCGCGACCGGCTGGCGGCGCTTCGCCGTCGGCGAGGTGAACGCGTTCGGGGACCTCCTCCCGCGGCTGACCGGTCTGCCGGGCAGCGGTGCGGAGGGGCTGGACACCTACGGCGCGCAGGTCGCGGCCGTCCTGCGGGATCCGTCCCACGCCGTCCCGACGGGCGACGGGCTCCGCAGATCCCGCCGGGCGGGTGACGGCCTGACCAAGAACGACCGGACGAAGAACGACCGGACAAGGAACGACCGTGCCATCGACAGCCCCTGATCCCACGATCCGTGACGCGCGGCCCCCGGACCCGGACATGAACGCGATCGTGGGCAGCCATGATCTGCTGCTCGTCACCTTGGACACCCTGCGCTTCGACGTGGCCGAGGAGCTCGCCGCGGCCGGGCGCATCCCGAATCTCGCCCGGCACCTGCCCGGCGGGGTCTGGGAGAAGAGGCATGCGCCAGGCAGTTTCACCTACGCCTCCCACCAGGCGATCTTCGCCGGTTTCCTGCCGACGCCGGCCGCTCCCGGCCCCCACCCCAGGCTTTTCGCCGCCCGTTTCGCGGGCAGCGAGTCGACCGCGTACGGCACCTTCGTCCATGAGTCCCCCGATCTCCTCTCCGGTCTCGCCGCTGTGGGCTACCGCACGGTGTGCGTCGGCGGTGTGGGCTTCTTCAACCGCCGCCCCCCGCTCGGTTCGGTGCTGCCCGGCATGTTCCAGGAGAGCCACTGGGAGCCGGAGTTCGGCGTCGCCTCTCCGACGTCCTTCGAGGCGCAGGTCTCACGCGCGGAGCAGGTGGTCGCCGAACTCCCGGCGGAGCAGCGGCTCCTCCTCTTCGTCAACGTGTCGGCCCTGCACCAGCCCAACTGGTTCCACATGCCCGGCGCCACCGCCGTCGCCGGGGACTCCCGGGCCACCCACGCCGCGGCCCTGGAGTACGTGGACCGGCACATCGGGCGCCTCTTCGCGGCCGCGAGCAGCCGCCGCAGGTGTTTCGCCATCGTCTGCTCCGATCACGGCACGGCGTACGGCGACGACGGTTACACCGGTCACCGGATCGGCCACGAAGCCGTGTGGACCGTGCCCTATGCCCACTTCTTCCTCGAACAGGGGGCGCCCCGATGACCGGCACCACGCTCGGCACCGGCCCGTACCGCAGCTACGTCTACGCCTACCCGCACAAGACCGCCTACCGCCCCCTCGCGGACCACCCCGGCGGGCGTCCGCTGCTCAGGGACCTCTGGGCGACGGAGCGCAAGGACGCGCTCTCCCTCTACCTCCACATACCGTTCTGCGAGGTCCGCTGCGGCTTCTGCAATCTGTTCACCCGGATCGGCGCCCCCGAGGAGCTGACGACGCGCTATCTCGACGCGCTCGACCGGCAGGCCACCGCGGTCCGGGACGCCCTGGGCGACGACGAGCCGGTGCGCTTCGCCTCCGCGGCGTTCGGTGGCGGGACGCCCACCTTCCTCACCGCCGGTGAGCTGGAACGTCTCTGCGACATCGCGGAGAAGCGGATGGGAGCCGACCTGAGTGCCGTGCCGCTGTCGGTCGAGACGTCGCCGTCGACGGCGACGGCGGACCGGCTCGCCGTCCTGGCGGACCGGGGCACGACCCGGATCAGCATCGGTGTGCAGAGTTTCGTCGAGGCGGAGGCCAGGGCAGCGGTCCGTCCGCAGCACCGCTCCGAGGTGGAGGCGGCGCTCGGCCGGATCCGTGAGGCCCGCGTCCCGGTCCTCAACATCGACCTGATCTACGGCATCGAGGGCCAGACCGAGGCCACTTGGCGGACCTCGCTGGACGCCGCTCTGGCCTGGCGTCCGGAGGAGCTGTACCTCTACCCGCTGTATGTGCGCCCGCTGACCGGCCTCGGGCGGCTGGGAGCGTCCGCGGAGGGCCCGGACACCGCCTGGGACGAACAGCGGCTGCGGCTGTACCGCGCCGGCCGCGACCATCTGCTGGCCCATGGATACGAGCAGGTGTCGATGCGGATGTTCCGCCGCGTGGACGCCCCGCCCGCGGGACCCGACGACTACGCCTGCCAGACCGACGGCATGATCGGGCTCGGCTGCGGGGCACGCTCGTACACCTCCTCGTTGCACTACTCCTTCGACTACGCGGTGGAGATGCGGGAGATTCGGGGCATCATCGACGGTTTCACGACCACAACGGACTTCTCCCGGGCGGAGGTCGGCCGGTACGTCGACGACGGGGAGGCGCGCCGGCGCCACCTCCTGCAGTCGCTGCTCCAGGCCGAGGGCATGCGGCCCGCCGAGTACCGCGAGCGCTTCGGGTCCGATCCGTACGAGGACTTCGCCGCGGAGCTGGAGCTCTTCGCCGGCCGCGGCTGGCTGGACGCTTCGGGGGGCGGCGGTCCGGAAGTCGACGGTTCGGGGACAGGCGGTTCCGCGGCGCCCGGCCGACTGCGTCTCTCCCCCGAGGGCCTCGCCCACTCCGACGCGCTCGGCCCGGAGCTGTTCTCCCCGGCGGTACGGGCCGCGATGGCCGCGTACGAGGCGAGGTGAGCCGTCCCATGAGCACGGACCTGACCATCCTCTACCGGGGCCCGCTGGCCTCCTGCGACTACGACTGCCCCTACTGCCCGTTCGCCAAGCGGCGGGACACCGGGGAGCAGTTGCGGTCCGACCGCGCGGCCCTGGAGCGGTTCACCGCGTGGGCGGCGGAGCGGACCGGCCACCGGCTCTCGGTGCTCTTCACTCCGTGGGGCGAGGGCCTGGTGCGGTCCTGGTACAGGAGGGCGCTCGTCGAGATGTCCCGGCTGCCCCATGTCAGCAGGGTCGCCATCCAGACCAACCTGAGCTGCCGCACCGGCTGGCTCGCCGAGGCGGACCGCGACAAGGTCGCCCTGTGGTGCACCTACCACCCCGGTCAGACGCCGTACGAGCGGTTCCTCGCCCGGTGCCGGGAGCTCGCGGCCCTCGGAGTGCGTCACAGCGTCGGGATCGTCGGTCTCGACGAGCACCTGGAGGAGGCACGCCGTCTGCGTGCCGCTCTGCCGTCCGAGGTGTATCTCTGGGTCAACGCCGCCGAGGGACACACCTATACGGACGAGGAGGCGGACCGCTGGACGGCCCTTGATCCACTGTTCCCCTACAGCAGGCACCCGCACCGCTCGGCCGGACTGCCCTGCCGGACCGGCGAGTCGGTCGTCTCGGTGGACGGTGACGGGACGGTGCGCCGCTGCCACTTCGTCCGTGCCGAACTGGGCAATCTCTACGACGGCAGTTACCAGGACTCTCTGGGCCCACGCGGCTGCCCGCTCGACGTCTGCGACTGCCACATCGGCTATGTGCACCTGGAGACGCTGCCGTTGTACGACGTCTTCGCGGGCGGAGTGCTGGAGCGGATACCCGCGGACCCGGTACGGATGCCCGCGGACCCGGTGCGGAGACCCGCCCGCCCGGCATCCGCACCGGGCGGGCCCGTGTCGCCGGGCCCGTCCCGGAGTCCGCTCCCGTTCGTCAGCCGCTGACCGGAGGCGTCGGCCGGCGGGACGCGACGGCCCGACGTCACGGCGGACGCTGACGGGACGTCGTTCTCCGCGCGGTCAGAGCGGCAGCAGGTCGGGGCGCTTGGCCGCGACCTGGTCCCCCGAGGACTCCCCGCGGAGCCTGCGGCCGATCCACGGGACGAGGTACTCGCGCGCCCAGTGGATGTCGTCGCGCCGTACTTCCAGCGTCCCGCGCTGGGCCTGCGGAGGCCACAGCTGGTCGGGGTCGGCCGGCACCTCGACGCCGAGGACCTGGGCGGCGCGCAGCGCGACCCTGGTGTGCCCCTCGGCCGAGAGGTGCAGCCGGTCGCTGTCCCAGGCCCGCCTGTCCTGCACGGACCGCAGGGACCAGAGGTCGAGCACCGGGCAGTCGTAACGGTCGGCGATGGACCTGACGTGCGCGGTGTACATGGCGATCTTGCCCCGCAGGTGCTTCAGCACGGGGATGCCCCGGGTGTCGAAGCCGGTGGTGACCATGACGGTGCCGACCGCTTGCGTCAGGTCGGCCACCGCCCGCTCGAAGCGTTCCGCCACGTCGTCCGGGTCGGACCCGGGACGGAGGATGTCGTTGCCGCCCGCGCAGAAGCTCACCAGATCGGGGGCCATCTCCTTGGCGCGGGGGACCTGTTCCTCGACTACCTGGTCGAGGAGGCGTCCGCGTACGGCGAGATTGGCGTACCGGAAATGCCCGTGCGAGTCGTCCAGGGGTCCGACCATCGCATCTGGGACCGGGAGCTGGTCCGCGAGGAGGACCGCGAACCGGTCCGCCCAGCCGACGAGCGTCCCGCCAGGGCCGGGGTCTCCGACGCCCTCGGTGAAACTGTCGCCGATCGCCGCGTACGACCCGATGATGCCTCGTTGTCTGTTTCTCGAATCGTCTGCCACAAGGGCTTATCCTGCACCTTCGAATGTGACCTACGCGACCGTAATAGGGGGTTGACGGGTGGTGAGAAAGACCACCTGGTCAGTTTTTGGTAAAGCAGGAATAAGGAGAGGGGCGGTGCGCCTCGGCGCACCGCCCCTCTCCCCGGCCCTCAGGTGGTGTGCCTCAGATGGACACACCGTGCGAACGCAGGTAGGCGATCGGGTCGACGTCCGAGCCGTAGCTCGGGCCGGTCCGGACCTCGAAGTGGAGGTGCGGGCCGGTGGAGTTGCCCGTGGAGCCGGAGAGGCCGATCTGCTGGCCGCCGGTGACGGTCTGACCGGTCGAGACCTCGAGCGAGGACAGGTGGGCGTACTGCGAGTACATGCCGTCGCTGTGCTGGATGACGACCTCGTTGCCGTACGAGCCGCTCCAGCCGGCGGAGACCACGGTGCCCTCGCCGATGGACCGGACGCTGGTGCCGGAGGCCGCCTGGAAGTCGGATCCGGTGTGGTAGCCGCTGGACCAGCTGGCGCCCGAGGCGCGGTACTGGGTCGTGACGTCGGCGTTCTCGACCGGGGTGGTCCAGCCGGAGGTGTTGCTCTCCGACGCGGCGGAGTCGGCGGTCTTCGCGGCGGTCTCCTGCGCCGGGGCGGCCGCCTTCTCGGCCGGAGCGGCCTTCTTGGCCGTCGACGGGGCGGCCTTGGAGGGCGCGGCCTCGGCGGAGCCGGACGCCTTGGCGCCGAGCGTCAGCTTCATGCCCGGAAGGATCAGGCTCGGGTTACCGCCGACGACGTCGCGGTTGTCCTTGTACAGCTTCTGCCAGCCGCCCTTGACCTCGTGGTCGGCAGCGATCTTGGCCAGGTAGTCGCCGGAGACCACGGAGTAGGTCTTCGGGGAGCTCTTCGCGGCCGAGGCGGGAGCGCTGTGGGCGGCGACGGGCTTGGCCGGCGCCGCCTGCTCGGCGGCGTGGGCGCCGGTGGCGCCGATCAGCGGGAGGGCGAGGACGGCGCCGCCGGTACCCGCGGCAAGGACGCCTCGGGAGATCGGGCCGGTCTTCGTACGACGGTGCTTGCCTTTTGCGGGCATGGGGGATTTCCTCTCCGGCGCCTGCGAGGTGAGCTGTCGGGTTCGGACTGGAGATGCCCGGCCGCGCGGTGCGCGTCTTGACCCCGAGCCGTACCGGATCACTCCGGACGGCGACTTACCTGGTTCCCCCGCTCCTGCCACACGTGAGTCGGTGCGGATTCCGGGCGGCGGC
Proteins encoded in this window:
- a CDS encoding STM4012 family radical SAM protein codes for the protein MTGTTLGTGPYRSYVYAYPHKTAYRPLADHPGGRPLLRDLWATERKDALSLYLHIPFCEVRCGFCNLFTRIGAPEELTTRYLDALDRQATAVRDALGDDEPVRFASAAFGGGTPTFLTAGELERLCDIAEKRMGADLSAVPLSVETSPSTATADRLAVLADRGTTRISIGVQSFVEAEARAAVRPQHRSEVEAALGRIREARVPVLNIDLIYGIEGQTEATWRTSLDAALAWRPEELYLYPLYVRPLTGLGRLGASAEGPDTAWDEQRLRLYRAGRDHLLAHGYEQVSMRMFRRVDAPPAGPDDYACQTDGMIGLGCGARSYTSSLHYSFDYAVEMREIRGIIDGFTTTTDFSRAEVGRYVDDGEARRRHLLQSLLQAEGMRPAEYRERFGSDPYEDFAAELELFAGRGWLDASGGGGPEVDGSGTGGSAAPGRLRLSPEGLAHSDALGPELFSPAVRAAMAAYEAR
- a CDS encoding STM4011 family radical SAM protein, with translation MSTDLTILYRGPLASCDYDCPYCPFAKRRDTGEQLRSDRAALERFTAWAAERTGHRLSVLFTPWGEGLVRSWYRRALVEMSRLPHVSRVAIQTNLSCRTGWLAEADRDKVALWCTYHPGQTPYERFLARCRELAALGVRHSVGIVGLDEHLEEARRLRAALPSEVYLWVNAAEGHTYTDEEADRWTALDPLFPYSRHPHRSAGLPCRTGESVVSVDGDGTVRRCHFVRAELGNLYDGSYQDSLGPRGCPLDVCDCHIGYVHLETLPLYDVFAGGVLERIPADPVRMPADPVRRPARPASAPGGPVSPGPSRSPLPFVSR
- a CDS encoding SGNH/GDSL hydrolase family protein, with translation MADDSRNRQRGIIGSYAAIGDSFTEGVGDPGPGGTLVGWADRFAVLLADQLPVPDAMVGPLDDSHGHFRYANLAVRGRLLDQVVEEQVPRAKEMAPDLVSFCAGGNDILRPGSDPDDVAERFERAVADLTQAVGTVMVTTGFDTRGIPVLKHLRGKIAMYTAHVRSIADRYDCPVLDLWSLRSVQDRRAWDSDRLHLSAEGHTRVALRAAQVLGVEVPADPDQLWPPQAQRGTLEVRRDDIHWAREYLVPWIGRRLRGESSGDQVAAKRPDLLPL
- a CDS encoding LysM peptidoglycan-binding domain-containing M23 family metallopeptidase, which gives rise to MPAKGKHRRTKTGPISRGVLAAGTGGAVLALPLIGATGAHAAEQAAPAKPVAAHSAPASAAKSSPKTYSVVSGDYLAKIAADHEVKGGWQKLYKDNRDVVGGNPSLILPGMKLTLGAKASGSAEAAPSKAAPSTAKKAAPAEKAAAPAQETAAKTADSAASESNTSGWTTPVENADVTTQYRASGASWSSGYHTGSDFQAASGTSVRSIGEGTVVSAGWSGSYGNEVVIQHSDGMYSQYAHLSSLEVSTGQTVTGGQQIGLSGSTGNSTGPHLHFEVRTGPSYGSDVDPIAYLRSHGVSI